The Sulfitobacter sp. SK011 genome contains the following window.
TCTGAGATGCTATAGGGTGCTTCGATCCACCAATGTTCTGGCGTCTTGATTTTTGCCTGCATCAAGGCGGCAAATGCGCCGCTTTGGCGGTCTGATGCGCGGTCATTGCCCCCGGTCGGTGGAAAGATAAGACCAATCTTACGGTGGCCAAGACCGATCAGATGTTCTGCCGCCGTCTGGCCCGCCGCAAAATTATCGGCACCTACACAGGATATCCGCGATGTTTCGGCAAAGTTCCAGATTGTCATCGCGGGGATCGCCTGACTGTCGAGCAGTTGATAGGTTTCTTCTGAATGTTCCTGCCCAATCAGCGCGACACCATCCACACGGTGTTCGAGAAATTTGCGCATAACCGCGTACTCACGCTCAAGATCGTAGCCGTGAGACGCAATCAGAATTGTGAACCCCTCGGCATCAACCGCGTCAGAGAACGCTTGTATCACCTCGGCAAAGATCGCGTGATCGATGGTTGGAACGATCAATCCAATGGTGCCGGACCGAATACCATGCATGGTCTGAGCAGCCCGATTGCGGATATACCCCAGCCGCCGCACTGCCGCGTCAATCTTTTTGCGGGTCGCCGGTTTGACCTGTTCGGGGTGGTTATAGCTTCGCGATACTGTCGAAATCGACACTCTTGCAGCTTTGGCAACTGCCACGATATCCGCTTTCTTTGTAATTTTATCAACCACTTGAACCCCAAAATATGCTTACGAATGAAAACATTTGCAAAACTATTTTCATTGCCTACCCTTAATTGTCAACGCGGCTTTGCGCTGTTCGTGGGGACTTGATGGAATTTATCTTTTACTTTGGTGATGTGTTCACGCCGATCAATTTCGGTCTGTTGTTGATTGGTACGATCGGCGGGCTGATCCTTGGTGCGACACCCGGGTTGTCACCCACAATGGCGGTCGCGCTGTTGATCCCCTTCACCTTTCAACTTGAGGCCGCGCAGGGGCTGATCTTGTTGGGCGCGGCCTATACATCAACTGTCGCGGGCGGTGCGGTATCGGCCATCCTGCTCAAGATACCGGGCGCGCCCGCCAACATCGCCACCACACTTGATGGGCACACCATGGCGCGGAACGGCGAGGGCGCTAAGGCCTTGCAACTGTCGTTCCTTGCGTCTGCGGTCGGGGGTGTTTTTGGCGTGCTGCTGCTGATCTTTCTGACACCGGTTCTGGCAAAATGGGCGCTGGCCTTTGGCCCCTCGCATTTGTTCTGGCTTGCCATTCTTGGGGTCACGGTCATCGGGTCGCTTGACAGCAAATCAGTGGTCAAGGGGTTGCTGTCTGGCTGCATAGGCCTGTGGCTGGCGACCATTGGATTTGACGACATCATGGGTGCCCAACGGTTCATCTTTCATCCGGCATTGGGCGGTGGCATCAATATTATTGCGGCCCTGATTGGTTTGTTTGCAATTCCGCAAGTGATCACGATGTTCGCCAAGGGCCGCATTGCATCTGGTGCCGAGGTGATCAGCGTCGAAAAACATTCCGTTGTTGATGCGATGAAAGAGATCATGCGCAACAAGCGGGCCATGAGCATCGGCACGATCACCGGGTCGATCATCGGTCTGATCCCCGGTGTGGGCGGGCAGATCGCCGGATTGGTCGCCTATGACCAGTCCAAGAAATTCAGCCCCCACCGGGACAAGTTCGGCACAGGCCATCCAGAAGGGGTTATCGCCGCTGAATCCGCCAACAACGCAATGGTGGGGCCATCACTGGTGCCGCTTCTGACGCTCTCTATCCCCGGTTCACCGACGGCGGCTGTGTTGTTGGGTGGGCTGCTGATCCATGGGATTTTTCCGGGAACGGACCTGTTTGACAACCACCCCGATGTGGCGTGGACATTCATCAACTCGATGCTGATCGGTCAAATACTGATGTGCATCTTTGGCCTCTATGTCGCTGGATTTGCGGCCAAGGTGGCGCGGGTCCCGCAATCTATCATGGCGGCTGTGGTGATGGGTCTTGCGGTCTTTGGCAGCTATTCTGTTCAAAGCTCGATGGGGGATGTCTATGTCATGGCGTCGCTTGGTGTGATGATGTATTTTCTTGAACGCTTCGGGTTCTCCGCTGCCCCTCTGGTGCTGGGTCTGATCCTCGGTCCAATTGCAGAGGCGAACTTTATCCAAGGCTCAATGATCGCCAATGCAACAGATGGCATGACGCCCTATTTCCTTGGTGGTCCATTGAACATTTTCCTGATTGCAGTGGTGATCGCATCAATCCTGTATTCGGCCTATATGGAACTGCGCAATCGCCGCTACACCTCAAAAGAGGAGATCATGGCATGAGCGATCTTTCTATGCCCCGCCTTCAACATATACTGGCCTCTGGCGCTGTGGCGGCGGTTGGTGTGTGGATCACATACATCAGCTATACCCAGCAACCATCCGAGGCCTTTCTGTTTCCGCGACTGATCGCAACC
Protein-coding sequences here:
- a CDS encoding LacI family DNA-binding transcriptional regulator, encoding MVDKITKKADIVAVAKAARVSISTVSRSYNHPEQVKPATRKKIDAAVRRLGYIRNRAAQTMHGIRSGTIGLIVPTIDHAIFAEVIQAFSDAVDAEGFTILIASHGYDLEREYAVMRKFLEHRVDGVALIGQEHSEETYQLLDSQAIPAMTIWNFAETSRISCVGADNFAAGQTAAEHLIGLGHRKIGLIFPPTGGNDRASDRQSGAFAALMQAKIKTPEHWWIEAPYSISDAKKAALELLQSGPVPTALLCGNDVLAQGAIYAAFRFGLRIPEDISIIGIGDFKGSKEMEPNLTTVRLPARRIGLLAGQRLARSIVHSELDVFRIRCDIELIARGTCGRV
- a CDS encoding tripartite tricarboxylate transporter permease, producing MEFIFYFGDVFTPINFGLLLIGTIGGLILGATPGLSPTMAVALLIPFTFQLEAAQGLILLGAAYTSTVAGGAVSAILLKIPGAPANIATTLDGHTMARNGEGAKALQLSFLASAVGGVFGVLLLIFLTPVLAKWALAFGPSHLFWLAILGVTVIGSLDSKSVVKGLLSGCIGLWLATIGFDDIMGAQRFIFHPALGGGINIIAALIGLFAIPQVITMFAKGRIASGAEVISVEKHSVVDAMKEIMRNKRAMSIGTITGSIIGLIPGVGGQIAGLVAYDQSKKFSPHRDKFGTGHPEGVIAAESANNAMVGPSLVPLLTLSIPGSPTAAVLLGGLLIHGIFPGTDLFDNHPDVAWTFINSMLIGQILMCIFGLYVAGFAAKVARVPQSIMAAVVMGLAVFGSYSVQSSMGDVYVMASLGVMMYFLERFGFSAAPLVLGLILGPIAEANFIQGSMIANATDGMTPYFLGGPLNIFLIAVVIASILYSAYMELRNRRYTSKEEIMA